A stretch of the Campylobacter sp. 19-13652 genome encodes the following:
- a CDS encoding hemolysin family protein — protein sequence MHPSSDNSLFMIALAVFFIFLNAFFVLSEFCLVKVRRSRLEELIKERVANAQLALNMTSRLDTYLSATQLGITLSSLALGWIGEPAIARVLDEALAPLFNGNDLALHSVSFAIAFTLITLLHVVLGELVPKSIAIAKAESSVLKIARPLHLFWLVFSPVIKTFDLLAAAGLKLLGIKPAKESEIAHSEEEIKIIVGESLKGGVLDSFETEIIKNAVDFSDTVAKEIMTPRKDMVCLNKQRSFDENLKLVYESKYTRYPYIDGSKDNIIGMVHIRDILSLHFDEKKSKTLDDIVRKFVIVPENLSISKVLLTMNKQQISAALVMDEYGGTAGLLTMEDIIEEILGDLNDEHDEAESGYRKISDDIYEFSGRYELEEAAEILGVGFDNEAEQVTIGGYVFNLIGRLPVAGDRVEDENCYYEVRKMEGTAIKTLKVRLKRAETENVE from the coding sequence TTGCACCCCAGTAGCGACAATTCGCTTTTTATGATAGCCCTAGCTGTCTTTTTTATCTTTCTAAACGCCTTTTTCGTCCTTTCAGAGTTTTGCCTTGTCAAAGTCCGTCGCAGTCGCCTTGAAGAGCTTATCAAAGAGCGAGTAGCAAACGCTCAGCTAGCCCTAAATATGACCTCCCGCCTAGACACCTATCTCTCCGCCACCCAGCTTGGCATCACGCTTAGCTCGCTTGCGCTTGGCTGGATAGGCGAGCCAGCCATCGCAAGGGTGCTTGACGAGGCACTCGCGCCGCTTTTTAACGGCAACGACCTAGCCCTGCACTCCGTTAGCTTTGCGATCGCATTTACTCTTATAACGCTGCTTCACGTCGTCCTTGGCGAGCTAGTGCCAAAGAGCATAGCCATAGCCAAAGCCGAGTCTAGCGTGCTTAAAATCGCACGCCCACTGCACCTTTTTTGGCTCGTTTTTTCTCCTGTGATTAAGACCTTTGACCTGCTTGCTGCGGCTGGGCTAAAGCTGCTGGGGATTAAGCCAGCTAAGGAGAGCGAGATAGCCCACTCTGAAGAGGAGATAAAAATCATAGTCGGCGAGAGCCTAAAAGGCGGCGTGCTCGATAGCTTTGAAACCGAGATAATCAAAAATGCCGTCGATTTTAGCGACACGGTGGCAAAGGAGATAATGACGCCACGCAAGGATATGGTCTGTTTAAACAAGCAGCGTAGCTTTGATGAGAATTTAAAGCTCGTTTATGAGAGCAAATATACACGCTACCCCTACATCGACGGCAGCAAGGATAACATCATCGGAATGGTGCATATTAGGGATATTTTGAGCCTGCATTTTGATGAGAAAAAGAGCAAAACTCTTGATGATATCGTGCGTAAATTTGTCATCGTCCCTGAAAATCTCTCAATCTCAAAGGTGCTGCTAACGATGAATAAGCAGCAAATCTCAGCAGCGCTTGTGATGGATGAATATGGTGGGACGGCGGGGCTACTTACGATGGAGGATATTATCGAAGAGATACTGGGAGATCTAAACGACGAGCACGATGAAGCCGAGAGCGGCTACCGCAAGATAAGCGATGATATTTATGAGTTTAGTGGACGCTACGAGCTTGAAGAGGCGGCTGAAATCCTAGGCGTGGGCTTTGATAATGAAGCCGAGCAGGTAACCATCGGCGGCTATGTGTTTAATCTCATCGGCCGCCTGCCTGTGGCGGGAGATAGGGTTGAGGATGAAAACTGCTATTATGAAGTACGCAAAATGGAAGGCACTGCGATAAAGACGCTAAAAGTCAGGCTAAAAAGAGCGGAGACCGAAAATGTGGAATAA
- a CDS encoding AAC(3) family N-acetyltransferase produces MHSEIFHLGSPLLPAKEYLKTLANEIINAIGKTGTLVAPTYTYSFCENKIYNPTMSYSKMGALNEFIRKNYATHRTFDANFSHALLGKNSERLMRANSHDTFGKDGFFAAFKALNGKVLLLGDDKIGGTLFHHVEKMAGVSYRFDKKFKGILQINDEKTPHLNIFFARKLDTPSIARPQNYIKRSLKSYKIAKIKNVVVASYGAKEHFKKTIKKLKKDEKCFL; encoded by the coding sequence ATACACTCTGAAATATTTCATCTAGGAAGTCCGTTACTGCCTGCTAAAGAGTACCTAAAAACTCTAGCAAATGAAATCATTAATGCCATAGGCAAAACTGGCACACTTGTGGCACCAACATACACTTATAGTTTTTGCGAAAATAAAATCTATAATCCAACTATGAGCTACTCAAAAATGGGTGCTTTGAATGAATTTATTCGCAAAAATTACGCCACACATCGTACATTTGATGCAAACTTCTCCCATGCTCTACTAGGCAAAAATTCAGAACGGCTAATGCGCGCAAACAGCCATGATACATTTGGCAAGGATGGGTTTTTTGCCGCCTTTAAAGCCCTAAACGGCAAGGTCTTGTTGTTAGGAGATGATAAAATAGGTGGCACACTATTTCACCATGTCGAAAAAATGGCAGGGGTAAGCTACAGATTTGACAAGAAATTTAAAGGTATTTTGCAGATTAATGATGAAAAAACACCACATCTAAACATCTTTTTCGCACGTAAACTCGACACACCAAGCATCGCAAGACCACAAAACTACATAAAACGCAGCCTAAAAAGCTATAAAATCGCCAAAATAAAAAATGTAGTCGTCGCTAGCTATGGTGCAAAAGAGCATTTCAAAAAAACTATAAAAAAGCTTAAAAAAGATGAAAAATGCTTTTTGTAA
- a CDS encoding acyl carrier protein — protein sequence MKKDEFLVAFCELLQRDESVSESTRLFDLEEWDSLAYLNLMSFFAEHFGIRIEPNTLKECQNVADIINLANGKINA from the coding sequence ATGAAAAAAGATGAATTTTTAGTCGCATTTTGCGAGCTTTTACAACGCGATGAGAGTGTGAGTGAGAGCACAAGGCTTTTTGATTTAGAAGAGTGGGACTCGCTTGCATATTTAAATTTAATGAGCTTTTTTGCCGAGCATTTTGGAATTAGAATAGAACCAAATACTCTCAAAGAGTGTCAAAATGTAGCTGATATAATAAATCTAGCAAATGGCAAAATCAACGCTTAG
- a CDS encoding SDR family NAD(P)-dependent oxidoreductase, translating to MAKSTLSGLYLVTGASSGIGLECARSIIKSGASVIAVHRSESGLNKLKSSLNDSEKTRLIHEPKELLENVNTQKKWVLELSKKYGRLAGGVLSAGVMDDVPVSAGDFIIKTKQIFQINLFSTLALASGLCDRRVLDGDNKSIVAISSLAAYRSIIGTTAYTASKAALNAAFRVIAKEVARLNIRVNTISPGFIKSPNKAGEITASDVAKLSIFLLSKEAIHISGADFMLSSKGCLKAKQKHNKFII from the coding sequence ATGGCAAAATCAACGCTTAGCGGACTATATCTAGTAACTGGCGCAAGTAGTGGCATAGGACTTGAATGCGCTCGCTCTATTATAAAATCAGGTGCTAGTGTCATAGCGGTACATCGTAGCGAAAGTGGCTTGAATAAACTAAAATCTAGCCTAAATGATAGCGAAAAAACTAGACTAATCCATGAGCCAAAAGAGCTTTTAGAAAACGTCAATACCCAAAAGAAGTGGGTATTAGAACTTAGTAAAAAGTACGGCAGATTAGCTGGTGGAGTACTAAGCGCTGGCGTGATGGATGATGTGCCAGTTTCAGCGGGTGATTTTATAATAAAAACAAAACAGATATTTCAGATAAATTTATTCAGCACATTAGCACTTGCAAGTGGGCTGTGTGATAGAAGGGTGTTAGACGGAGATAATAAAAGCATAGTCGCCATATCAAGCCTAGCCGCATACCGTAGCATAATAGGCACAACAGCCTACACCGCAAGCAAAGCCGCGTTAAATGCAGCATTTAGAGTGATTGCAAAAGAAGTTGCTAGGCTAAATATAAGAGTAAACACAATCTCGCCTGGCTTTATAAAATCACCAAACAAAGCTGGAGAAATAACCGCTAGTGATGTAGCTAAGCTCTCAATATTTTTACTAAGTAAAGAAGCAATCCATATAAGCGGAGCTGATTTTATGTTAAGCTCAAAAGGTTGCCTAAAAGCAAAACAAAAGCACAATAAATTTATAATTTAA
- a CDS encoding 3-oxoacyl-[acyl-carrier-protein] synthase III C-terminal domain-containing protein produces MSKHKVIGKIKMSSVKFTKAKISAVATCVPEFSVHLRDECDKIYGGNRQKLEKIIKTIKLDKRHIVRGYTTASDLSHAAATELFNGGIEKDNIDALICVTQTPDFMMPSNAAYLHGKLGLSEECSFFDVNQGCAGYVYGLWLAFSLIESGAASKVLLLVGDTISRTISQSDTNLAPLIGDGASATVIEKSQSESYFEILSNGEKFETIIRPNSGFRNASSSFFKDKRILEASNLRSMNDMYMDGAGVFDFVLHCVPPLLSRTLKSAGKSADEIDFLLLHQANEFMLNKVAKSAGFSEEQIPQGLTAQYGNLGSASIPAIITHSIGEGLQQDKRLSVAMAGFGVGLSWAGAVLELDGIYTPPMVFLKE; encoded by the coding sequence ATGTCAAAGCACAAAGTCATAGGAAAAATAAAAATGAGTAGCGTAAAATTTACAAAAGCAAAAATAAGCGCGGTCGCCACCTGCGTGCCCGAGTTTAGCGTGCATTTGCGCGATGAGTGCGATAAAATTTATGGTGGAAATAGGCAGAAGCTAGAAAAAATCATAAAAACCATAAAGCTAGACAAGCGCCACATAGTCCGAGGATACACCACCGCAAGCGATTTAAGTCATGCAGCTGCTACCGAGCTTTTTAATGGCGGCATAGAAAAAGATAACATAGACGCACTCATTTGCGTTACGCAGACGCCTGATTTTATGATGCCATCAAACGCAGCCTATCTACACGGCAAGCTGGGATTAAGCGAAGAATGTAGCTTTTTTGACGTAAATCAAGGTTGCGCTGGCTATGTGTATGGGCTGTGGCTTGCATTTAGCCTCATCGAAAGTGGTGCAGCAAGCAAGGTACTGCTATTAGTAGGCGATACGATAAGTCGGACCATAAGCCAAAGCGACACCAATCTAGCCCCGCTAATAGGCGACGGTGCAAGCGCTACTGTGATAGAAAAAAGCCAGAGCGAAAGCTACTTTGAGATACTCTCAAATGGGGAGAAATTTGAGACCATTATCCGCCCAAATAGCGGCTTTCGCAACGCTAGTAGCAGCTTTTTTAAAGACAAGCGCATACTAGAAGCAAGCAATCTAAGAAGCATGAACGACATGTATATGGACGGAGCTGGGGTATTTGATTTTGTGCTTCACTGTGTGCCGCCGCTACTTAGCCGCACTCTTAAAAGTGCTGGCAAAAGCGCAGATGAGATCGATTTTTTATTGCTTCATCAGGCGAATGAATTTATGCTAAACAAAGTCGCAAAGAGCGCTGGCTTTAGCGAGGAGCAAATCCCACAAGGGCTAACCGCCCAGTACGGCAACCTAGGCAGTGCTAGCATACCAGCTATCATCACGCACTCCATAGGAGAGGGGTTACAACAGGATAAACGCCTAAGCGTAGCTATGGCTGGATTTGGTGTGGGTCTTAGCTGGGCTGGGGCCGTACTAGAGCTTGACGGTATTTACACGCCACCTATGGTGTTTTTAAAAGAATAA
- a CDS encoding S8 family serine peptidase, with product MKNLNLSLILAICLAGCGGGGGGGGSSPAPSYQGSQAPSPSPKQNKQVPSPNQGSQTPSPAPAPAPSQGSSRPIVSPNPSAPITQPIAPPVSPKPSAPITQPIISPTPINQPGLVNPAPSSSSNLNSYIPFSRTLFKSNDAALNPVKPSTPLWSSTASLTSPVPSSQTDLSKRADSLLSSVARDDMASRNRRSTAESYISAGARIPVYKNSILSDYDGIKILASTNALSQEAAIVQVDDYATLDSKLRYGASRIHELFEFNVLSRLQRDKRTDLDANVWLNPAGIAYSLNAYAPLYDAISGRVLIADTAITNRLGLYYGAFKGGVNYYYNDLGVAKFDAPTHGDIVSNVIIGDIGTNLPKEYSQYDLKLDFMRDNGWVAFLGMHGTYDNRRIDDDFIRSELFYNIVNNNKIGVLSFSYGYYMTIDELRKGYRSDSNAKALAKYLRENDLFVAISLGNGTYDFNQGKRNQVPLIAHYEQDKYPELNRQLIAVGAVEANASIARYSFKCGEFKDFCLVAYGDTYYHDKVENAYHVEQGTSMAAPYVAGAAALVRSVLPFLDAHGVQQALLTTAKDLGDKYTYGWGLIQPHLAIYGPAQFWGEDFVADLDHNLDKRAGRAGEIFKFANDISGNYGLIVVGSGENNALSLSGLNTYKGSTRVGQGGVLNIDGIQTSSDTIIANDGTLYGSGVLKDVYNKGVLNAYSIFSSAKFNPNANLNEERNNRSMLIAGNFTQEANAKLNVLLGEPLAVAGSASLAGTLNIAGIKHAYALKNGSGFSLAENALIAKGGITGGFSATTQSMNAAFSNLKSEKISFSVSGQNYDAIKVSMDYAGDKAMLSNLGLAHDAAASAGATTLRRAIRSVASDENGDGLNLTPASSGLARVAANDTATPASAGSVVLSSASSPSTTALPSTASATLTPASSGFGLLASALPLMSDSELRDLLLSLGGERQAKSYQRASRARAYFGALDDASAIKPFLSELKASTQWLSSGSVRSLQASLASENVGLRASVREGKIDEARVRGLGLGVGFGQTFRAAVLGDYTDYFDKTLGMHTHSFSLRAVGGASFEAFGASVTPFASVGFGLDRVRSNRSQSVSNGVWLDTLAQKKHRRELGVGVSVGLGGLEAGYAVYRHFGDSPSELKGRLSDGVNEVAATLKTTPKSNLGQQLWLGYSKSWGSVAASVRAISDLKGENGARVELAYRF from the coding sequence ATGAAAAATTTAAACTTATCACTAATACTTGCCATCTGTTTAGCTGGCTGTGGTGGTGGGGGTGGTGGAGGCGGGAGCTCACCAGCCCCAAGCTATCAAGGCAGCCAAGCACCAAGTCCAAGTCCAAAACAGAACAAGCAAGTACCAAGCCCAAACCAAGGTAGTCAAACCCCAAGTCCAGCTCCAGCTCCAGCTCCAAGCCAAGGCTCAAGCAGGCCCATAGTTTCGCCAAATCCTAGCGCACCCATCACGCAGCCCATAGCACCGCCAGTTTCGCCTAAGCCCAGCGCACCCATCACTCAGCCTATCATATCGCCAACTCCGATAAATCAGCCCGGGCTTGTAAATCCAGCACCAAGCTCTTCGTCAAATTTGAATAGCTATATACCATTTAGCAGGACACTTTTTAAAAGTAATGACGCAGCCTTAAACCCAGTAAAACCCTCCACTCCGCTATGGTCTAGCACGGCTAGTTTGACTAGCCCAGTGCCAAGTTCGCAGACTGACCTAAGCAAAAGAGCCGACTCTCTACTTAGCAGCGTGGCAAGAGACGATATGGCGTCTAGAAACAGACGCTCGACCGCGGAAAGCTACATTTCTGCTGGAGCTAGGATACCGGTGTATAAAAACTCAATCCTTTCTGATTATGACGGCATAAAAATCCTAGCTAGCACAAATGCCCTTAGCCAAGAAGCTGCGATAGTGCAAGTAGATGACTATGCAACGCTAGATAGTAAGCTTAGATATGGTGCTTCAAGGATACACGAGCTTTTTGAATTCAATGTCCTCTCTCGGCTACAAAGAGACAAGCGAACCGACCTAGACGCCAATGTATGGCTAAACCCAGCTGGCATAGCCTACAGCCTAAACGCTTACGCTCCGCTTTATGATGCGATTAGCGGGCGAGTTTTAATAGCTGATACTGCTATTACAAATAGGCTTGGGCTTTATTATGGTGCGTTTAAGGGAGGGGTAAATTATTACTACAACGACCTTGGCGTTGCAAAATTTGACGCTCCGACTCACGGCGATATAGTTTCAAATGTTATCATCGGCGATATTGGGACAAATTTACCAAAAGAATATTCGCAATACGATTTAAAGCTTGATTTTATGAGAGATAATGGCTGGGTGGCGTTTTTAGGAATGCACGGAACATATGATAATAGGCGTATAGATGATGATTTTATACGCTCAGAACTATTTTATAACATAGTAAATAATAATAAAATAGGCGTTTTAAGCTTTTCTTATGGATACTATATGACTATAGATGAGCTTAGAAAGGGATATAGAAGCGACTCAAACGCAAAAGCTTTGGCTAAATATTTAAGAGAAAATGATCTTTTTGTAGCTATATCCTTGGGAAATGGCACTTATGATTTTAATCAAGGCAAAAGAAATCAAGTGCCATTAATTGCCCATTATGAACAAGATAAATATCCAGAGCTAAATCGCCAGCTAATTGCCGTAGGTGCAGTAGAGGCAAATGCAAGCATTGCTAGATACTCCTTTAAATGCGGAGAATTTAAAGATTTTTGCTTGGTGGCTTATGGGGATACGTATTATCACGATAAGGTAGAGAATGCCTATCACGTCGAACAAGGCACATCTATGGCAGCGCCATACGTGGCTGGTGCTGCAGCACTGGTGCGTAGCGTGCTGCCCTTTCTTGACGCTCACGGAGTGCAGCAAGCCCTGCTAACGACGGCAAAGGATCTGGGCGATAAATATACCTACGGCTGGGGACTTATCCAGCCTCACCTTGCTATATACGGGCCGGCTCAGTTTTGGGGTGAGGATTTTGTGGCGGATTTAGATCATAACCTAGATAAAAGAGCTGGCAGGGCTGGCGAGATATTTAAATTTGCTAATGACATTAGCGGCAATTATGGGCTAATAGTCGTCGGCAGCGGCGAGAATAATGCCCTCTCCCTTTCAGGGCTAAACACCTATAAGGGCAGCACTCGTGTGGGGCAAGGCGGCGTGCTAAATATAGACGGCATCCAGACTAGCTCAGATACCATCATTGCAAATGACGGCACACTTTACGGCTCTGGCGTGCTAAAGGATGTCTATAACAAGGGCGTGCTAAATGCCTACTCGATTTTTTCAAGCGCTAAATTTAATCCAAATGCAAATTTAAACGAAGAGCGAAATAACCGCTCTATGCTAATTGCGGGCAACTTTACGCAAGAAGCTAACGCAAAGCTAAACGTCCTGCTGGGCGAGCCCCTAGCCGTAGCAGGCAGTGCTAGCCTAGCAGGCACGCTAAATATCGCAGGTATAAAGCACGCTTATGCCCTTAAAAATGGCAGCGGCTTTAGTCTAGCCGAAAACGCCCTAATCGCAAAGGGCGGCATTACAGGCGGCTTTAGTGCCACGACGCAGAGTATGAATGCGGCGTTTTCAAATTTAAAAAGCGAGAAAATTAGCTTTAGCGTGAGCGGACAAAACTACGACGCCATAAAGGTAAGTATGGACTACGCAGGTGATAAGGCTATGCTATCTAATCTAGGGCTGGCACACGACGCAGCCGCTAGTGCGGGGGCTACGACGCTACGGCGTGCAATACGCTCTGTGGCTAGCGATGAAAATGGGGATGGTTTAAATTTAACCCCAGCTAGCAGCGGCTTAGCTAGAGTTGCGGCTAATGATACGGCTACGCCTGCTAGTGCTGGCTCTGTGGTTCTATCTAGCGCGTCAAGCCCTAGCACCACCGCTTTGCCAAGCACAGCTTCTGCTACGTTAACCCCAGCTAGTAGCGGCTTTGGCTTGCTGGCTAGTGCTTTGCCCTTAATGAGCGATAGCGAGCTTAGAGACTTGCTTCTTAGCCTAGGCGGAGAGAGACAAGCGAAGTCCTATCAGCGAGCCAGCAGGGCTAGGGCGTATTTTGGCGCACTCGATGACGCTAGTGCGATTAAGCCATTTTTAAGCGAGCTAAAAGCCAGCACGCAGTGGCTAAGCAGCGGTAGCGTCCGCAGCCTGCAAGCTAGCCTAGCTAGTGAAAATGTGGGGCTAAGAGCGAGCGTGCGAGAGGGCAAGATAGATGAGGCTAGAGTGCGTGGGCTGGGGCTTGGCGTGGGCTTTGGACAGACTTTTAGGGCGGCTGTTTTGGGCGATTATACGGACTATTTTGACAAGACGCTAGGAATGCACACTCATAGTTTTAGCCTGCGTGCGGTGGGTGGAGCGAGCTTTGAGGCTTTTGGAGCGAGCGTTACGCCTTTTGCTAGCGTTGGGTTTGGGCTTGATAGGGTGCGGTCAAACCGGAGCCAAAGCGTAAGTAATGGCGTGTGGCTTGATACCCTAGCTCAGAAAAAGCACAGGCGTGAGCTTGGTGTGGGTGTGAGCGTGGGACTTGGAGGGCTTGAGGCTGGATATGCGGTGTATAGGCACTTTGGCGATAGTCCTAGCGAGCTAAAGGGCAGGCTAAGCGATGGGGTTAACGAAGTCGCTGCTACGCTTAAAACCACACCAAAGAGCAATCTAGGCCAACAGCTGTGGCTGGGATATTCTAAATCGTGGGGCAGTGTCGCGGCTAGCGTGCGTGCGATTAGCGATTTAAAGGGCGAAAATGGCGCTAGAGTGGAGCTGGCTTATAGATTTTAG
- a CDS encoding RDD family protein, with product MSRQKALPAPIFSRVKAFIIDMFIILMPILYITTYVILGGKSEFLNSQIAIFICQALFGVIASAFYSISAQTPGYKAQQMYLIDIKSGKKVSFFRAFLRFVCFALAGASVVGLMLAFFRRDKMNLHDILTQTLPVCKKN from the coding sequence ATGTCAAGACAAAAAGCCCTGCCAGCACCTATTTTTAGCCGAGTTAAGGCATTTATCATAGATATGTTTATAATCCTTATGCCGATTTTATACATCACCACGTACGTTATTTTAGGCGGCAAAAGCGAGTTTTTAAACAGTCAGATCGCCATTTTTATATGCCAGGCTCTTTTTGGTGTGATTGCTAGCGCATTTTACTCCATAAGCGCACAAACCCCAGGCTACAAAGCCCAGCAAATGTATCTAATCGACATAAAATCTGGCAAAAAAGTGAGCTTTTTCCGTGCATTTTTGAGATTTGTCTGCTTTGCACTAGCAGGTGCTAGCGTGGTTGGGCTAATGCTAGCGTTTTTTAGACGAGATAAGATGAACCTACACGACATTCTCACGCAGACTTTGCCTGTTTGTAAAAAGAACTAA
- the tpx gene encoding thiol peroxidase — MATFQGTPVKIEGTSVEVGQVAPKVEVVGKDLNVVTIGGSDKTQVVVVVPSLDTGVCAAEARKFNEKAASKPGVEVVVVSMDLPFAMGRFCTTEGIENLVVASDFRGAKFGKAYGVLIGDSVLEGLLARAIFVIKDGVVIHKQIVPEITEEPNYDAVFEALKSSGGCGCGSCH, encoded by the coding sequence ATGGCAACATTTCAAGGAACGCCTGTAAAAATAGAAGGCACTAGCGTCGAAGTCGGACAAGTCGCACCAAAAGTCGAAGTAGTCGGCAAAGACCTAAACGTGGTAACAATCGGCGGTAGCGACAAAACTCAAGTCGTAGTCGTAGTGCCATCGCTTGACACTGGCGTATGTGCAGCTGAGGCACGCAAATTTAACGAAAAAGCAGCCTCAAAGCCTGGCGTTGAAGTTGTGGTGGTGAGTATGGATTTGCCTTTTGCGATGGGACGATTTTGCACGACTGAAGGCATAGAAAACCTGGTTGTAGCGAGCGATTTTAGGGGTGCGAAGTTTGGCAAGGCTTACGGCGTACTTATCGGTGATAGCGTGCTTGAGGGCTTGCTGGCTAGGGCGATTTTTGTCATTAAAGACGGCGTGGTAATCCATAAACAAATCGTACCTGAAATCACAGAAGAGCCAAACTACGATGCGGTGTTTGAAGCGCTAAAATCAAGTGGCGGCTGCGGCTGCGGAAGCTGCCATTAA
- a CDS encoding zeta toxin family protein: protein MAKQLYIFAGVDGAGKSTFYVNQLYKDGFFGARINPGEIVKEFGNWKSQKDQNRAAKIALSLRKSYLSRGIDFNIETTLSGHGIIKFIKLAKEKGYHITLFYVGLDSVALSKQRVAIRVAKNGHSIDEAVLERRYSQSFKNLAIALPLCDEIFFYDNCAHIANEQDQQLSNLKLVAVKKNGKIEKILDENVPWFEGVVKDI from the coding sequence ATGGCGAAACAACTTTACATTTTTGCTGGTGTAGATGGAGCTGGAAAATCGACTTTTTATGTAAATCAGCTTTATAAAGATGGCTTTTTTGGAGCTAGGATAAACCCGGGCGAAATAGTCAAAGAATTTGGCAACTGGAAGAGCCAAAAAGACCAAAATAGAGCCGCCAAAATCGCACTATCCCTAAGAAAATCGTATCTAAGTCGTGGTATAGATTTTAATATAGAAACGACTTTAAGCGGACACGGGATAATTAAATTTATTAAGCTTGCCAAAGAAAAAGGCTATCACATCACGCTTTTTTACGTGGGGCTTGATAGCGTGGCGCTTTCAAAACAAAGGGTGGCTATAAGGGTAGCCAAAAACGGACACAGCATCGATGAAGCTGTGCTGGAGCGCAGATACTCGCAGAGCTTTAAGAACCTAGCCATCGCTCTGCCCCTGTGCGATGAGATATTCTTTTATGATAATTGCGCTCATATAGCAAACGAGCAAGACCAGCAGCTGTCAAATTTAAAGCTGGTTGCCGTTAAGAAAAATGGCAAAATAGAAAAAATCCTAGATGAAAATGTGCCGTGGTTTGAAGGCGTGGTTAAAGATATTTAG
- a CDS encoding RidA family protein codes for MKQIISTKDAPAAVGAYSQAVAAGGLLFTSGQIPLTPAGELVGGDIKAQTTQVMNNLKAVLAAAGLGFDDVVKSTVLLASIDDFAGMNEVYASYFSTDFPARSAFAVRDLPKGVKVEIEMIARLK; via the coding sequence ATGAAACAAATCATAAGCACAAAAGACGCCCCTGCAGCGGTGGGAGCGTATTCTCAGGCGGTGGCGGCTGGTGGGCTGCTTTTTACTTCAGGGCAGATTCCGCTTACTCCAGCTGGTGAGCTAGTGGGCGGGGATATAAAGGCACAAACCACGCAGGTGATGAATAATCTAAAAGCGGTGCTAGCTGCGGCTGGACTGGGTTTTGATGATGTGGTAAAAAGCACGGTTTTGCTTGCTAGCATTGATGATTTTGCTGGTATGAATGAGGTCTATGCGAGCTATTTTAGCACCGATTTTCCAGCGCGTTCAGCCTTTGCCGTTAGGGACTTACCAAAGGGCGTAAAAGTCGAAATCGAGATGATAGCAAGGCTAAAGTAG
- a CDS encoding DUF2798 domain-containing protein produces MIPAKYFRFVFGFIMAGIMSFIISGVMLYIAVGLVSGFGWLWLVGWGKAFVVAYPCVLVVAPLASKLASKLVSQPK; encoded by the coding sequence TTGATACCCGCTAAATATTTTCGCTTCGTTTTTGGCTTCATTATGGCAGGGATTATGAGCTTTATCATCTCTGGCGTGATGCTTTACATAGCCGTGGGGCTAGTAAGCGGCTTTGGTTGGCTGTGGCTAGTGGGCTGGGGCAAGGCCTTTGTCGTGGCTTATCCTTGCGTCCTAGTCGTCGCACCACTGGCTTCAAAGCTAGCAAGCAAGCTAGTAAGCCAGCCAAAATGA
- a CDS encoding cysteine permease: MTRTSLGANEFLDAYVLNAELAKLANVSVNAYTFWASAVAAKYPHSRVVFLRRDSVAPKFRPLLARCTRLDGLVLASAFCAFSGLASSHLVRSNGSSIYSLIRQISVCGVKFVDLRQFYDDLGLSYDKQIYIEKSKFFSPSPLERQIRLTPTLSLGYY; the protein is encoded by the coding sequence ATGACACGCACGAGCCTTGGGGCGAATGAATTTCTAGACGCTTACGTGCTAAATGCTGAGCTAGCAAAGCTGGCTAACGTGAGCGTAAATGCCTACACTTTCTGGGCGTCTGCGGTGGCGGCGAAGTATCCGCATTCACGTGTCGTTTTTTTGCGGCGTGATAGCGTGGCACCTAAGTTTCGGCCGCTTCTAGCGCGCTGCACTAGGCTTGATGGGCTGGTGCTGGCTTCGGCGTTTTGCGCTTTTAGTGGGCTTGCTAGCTCGCATTTGGTGCGATCAAATGGCTCAAGCATTTACTCGCTCATACGCCAAATTAGCGTTTGCGGGGTGAAATTTGTCGATTTGCGGCAGTTTTATGATGATTTGGGGCTTAGCTACGATAAGCAAATTTATATAGAAAAGAGCAAGTTTTTCTCGCCAAGCCCCCTTGAGCGACAGATCCGCCTGACGCCCACACTTTCGCTGGGGTATTATTAA